A window from Gossypium raimondii isolate GPD5lz chromosome 7, ASM2569854v1, whole genome shotgun sequence encodes these proteins:
- the LOC105761883 gene encoding josephin-like protein codes for MSIKVSQKTGNKATGSTIIHKSNTSAAGNKGVPRPRSYGFMRCKTSKISPVRFLKHLGGKLARGLHVVSMKIRQSPKVSSSSGRSKPFVTPVDSHRTAAVEDCIEFINSSASLPRSNSVSANPH; via the coding sequence ATGTCAATTAAAGTGAGTCAGAAAACGGGAAACAAGGCAACTGGTAGTACTATCATACACAAGTCTAATACCAGTGCTGCAGGGAATAAAGGGGTTCCGAGGCCCCGGAGTTACGGTTTCATGCGATGTAAAACATCGAAAATTTCACCGGTAAGGTTTCTGAAGCATCTTGGTGGTAAATTAGCCAGAGGTTTACATGTTGTGTCCATGAAAATCAGGCAATCTCCTAAGGTTTCTTCTTCATCTGGAAGATCAAAGCCATTTGTAACACCTGTTGATTCTCATAGAACTGCTGCCGTCGAGGACTGCATCGAGTTTATCAACTCTTCTGCTTCTTTGCCTCGATCAAATTCCGTTTCGGCTAATCCTCATTGA